The following proteins are encoded in a genomic region of Toxotes jaculatrix isolate fToxJac2 chromosome 3, fToxJac2.pri, whole genome shotgun sequence:
- the optc gene encoding opticin gives MSLQSLMVAPVLVLVFLSPCPGIATPPGEPDDEVFGIENYDLNSETEWDNLDINIYGDNYDYDDLDQEIEVGTVAPDTPSPAIQSTAQHYEEEVTLPTLPPAPVSLDFKAPGLFGPETGLGMPTCLLCVCIGGSVYCDDMGLDQIPPLPKDTTHFYCRFNNIRHVKNTDFINLNKLKSIDLTGNQISGMDEDVFRSLTQLQELLLADNNMKFMPELPVTMKRIDLRNNKLISHGVHSEGFKDMNQLEYLYLSGNNLDYIPTPLPLSLRVLHLQDNNIQSLHEDTFCNSHDRNFIRRNLEDIRLDGNPLNINLFAQAYICLPRLPVGSH, from the exons ATGTCTCTGCAATCTCTGATGGTGGCTCCTGTCTTGGTCCTGGTCTTCCTTAGCCCCTGCCCTGGCATCGCAACCCCACCAGGTGAGCCAGATGATGAAGTTTTTGGCATCGAGAACTACGACCTGAACAGTGAGACAGAATGGGACAACCTGGACATCAACATTTATGGAGACAATTATGATTATGATGACTTGGACCAAGAG ATTGAGGTGGGCACTGTAGCACCAGACACCCCCTCACCAGCCATCCAGTCCACAGCTCAACACTATGAGGAGGAGGTGACCCTGCCAACCCTGCCTCCAGCTCCTGTCTCCTTGGACTTCAAGGCACCAGGACTCTTTGGCCCTGAGACAGGCCTGG gtaTGCCTacctgcctgctgtgtgtgtgcattggcGGGAGTGTGTACTGTGATGACATGGGCCTGGATCAGATCCCACCCCTGCCCAAAGACACCACCCATTTCTATTGCCGCTTCAACAACATCCGACATGTCAAGAACACAGACTTTATCAATCTCA aTAAGCTCAAGTCCATTGATCTAACGGGGAACCAGATCTCAGGGATGGATGAGGATGTGTTCCGCTCTCTGACGCAGCTCCAGGAGTTGCTGCTGGCTGATAACAACATGAAGTTCATGCCTGAGCTGCCAGTCACGATGAAACGCATAGATCTACGCAACAACAAGCTAATCAGTCATGGAGTGCATTCTGAGGGATTCAAG GATATGAACCAGTTGGAATACCTCTATCTGTCTGGAAACAACCTGGATTACATTCCTACACCACTGCCACTGAGCCTGAGAGTGTTGCACCTGCAG GACAACAACATCCAGTCTCTGCACGAGGACACTTTCTGTAACAGCCACGATCGCAACTTCATCCGCCGTAATCTGGAGGACATCCGTTTGGACGGCAACCCCCTGAACATCAACCTGTTTGCCCAGGCCTATATCTGCCTGCCACGCCTACCTGTGGGCAGTCACTGA